In the Pristis pectinata isolate sPriPec2 chromosome 34, sPriPec2.1.pri, whole genome shotgun sequence genome, GACGTAAAGATCCGAGTCGAATTTCGCCAAATCTTTGATTTCAATGAACGCCGTTTTCTGGGCAAACAACTTCTGACCTGATCTGACCACGCTGTCCCGATAGAACGGAATCTGATCACTTATTTCCAAGTTCAGCGAGGGCCGTCTCCAACCAAACTTCCCGACGGAAGATGAGATCACCTCGAAAGTGCAGTTCAGCAGCACCGACCCTCCTTGCGTTGCACTGACCGAGCTTGGAGTCTGGGCCACTTTGATCTCAGTCATCACTCCTAGAGTGTAAATGGAAAGCCTTTCTCTATCAGTGACTTCCTACAGATTGACAGAGatttcactcccccccccaccccggggaAGATATCTCAAATTATGAAATGTGTGGTTTTATCATCACTGTTTTGTGTCTCTTTTTATTCAAAACATCATCGCCGAATTCCTCCATCTACTATACTCCAAATAGTAACCAGGAGCTCACTGTTGACCAGAATCTCAACTGGACGAACAAGTAAACACTGTGACCAAGGAGAATGGTAAAACATTGGATAATCTGttaataactcaagcccttcaactGCCGGGACTGGGATTGAGTTATaaagagggattggataggctgggacgcttttttcccctggagcgtaggtGACCTTAGGTTgataaaatcacgaggagcataatcacagtttctgtttttccctagagtagtggagtctaaaactcgagaagttataacatgacatcccaattcctgtactcgatgccctgactgatgaagggaagcttgccaaacaccaccttcaccaccctgtctacccgtgccgccactttcagggaactatatacctggatccctaagtctctctgttctacaacactctccagggccctgccattcattgtgtaagccCCGCCCGCGTTCCACTTCCAACCAATTTAACTCACCCCACGTGATAACCCTGGCGGTGCTGGATCGCCGCCTGTTTGTGTTCCTTATCCTTGTATCCTCATTTCTTTGGCGTTCACATTATCATTCCTAAGGAACTGAACATTTGTCATATTTCATTTTTACCCCAGGACACAGAATGATgatattcggcccatcaagtcgaTGCCGGCTCTCGGAgcagtcccatcaatcccatcctcCTGCTCCTGTGAGAGCCAACAAATAATGGGGCTCGTCGCCTTCCGACTGGCATCACTAGACGGCCAACTAGTTATTTCTGTCTGCCTCTGGTGATGGGGTTGGGGGCTGTTGGTGAGGGCGAGCGAGTTTGCTTCAGCGTCTCTAGATATGTGATGTTTTAACACGAAAAAAATTATATTGTAAAATGCAAGTGAAAAAACTGCGAGCTAACACCAGGTCACTAATGTAACAACTTGGGTCTGATATAAAAATTCTGCACGTTCGATTAGAGTGCAAATGTACAAACCACTTCTTGAGAGGTCGGTGATCTGAACCGATAATCTGGtatccttccccacagatgctgcctggcccgcagAGTATTCCCAaagttttctgctttattttcagtTTAAGTTGCCCGCATTTCACTTTTGTATCCGGTCGGCTAAGCACCCAGAAGTTGACTTAATACCGGAGTAATTTGCATCAAGGCTCTTTGGCAAAATTAATGTTTAACGGGGTAGCGACGCTTTCGGTTGCTGGAGAATGTTTAATGTTTatcacatctacttcctcagaaggttaaagaaattcggcatgtacccgatgaccctcaccaacttttacagatgcaccataaaaaacatccagcttggtacggtaactactctgcccaagaccgcaataAATTACAGAGTtctgaacgcagcccagtccatcctcccctccattgactatgTCTGCACTgccctgggaaagcagccaacatgatcaaagacccctcccacccaagtcattctctcttctcccccctccatcgggcagaagatacaaaagcttgaaagcacctaccaccaggctcaaggacagcttctgtcccgctcttataagactcttgaacagacctcttgtctaataaagatgaactcttgatctctcaatccatctcatcatggcccttgcaccttattgtctgcctgcactccactttctctgtaactgtaatactatattcatCATTCTgtcattgtgtttttgtttcctttttactacctcgatgtacatatATAtgaaacgatctgtctggatggcatgtaaaacactgcatctcggtacatatgacaataataaaccaattaccaattatttaaTAATGGAATGCACCATTTCAAAGAGTGTAGTCTTCATGGAAGACTTTGGGCCAATACGCGAAAAAGAAACCAGTTGTCGGGCTGCATTGGGACTAGTTAGATGGGATGGGGGCCGATCGGGCACTTTTTCTGCTTAGGAACGCGGCGATAAAGGTAACGAAGGATTCAGCGCAACGAAGCCCGGTACAATGCAATCAAAAATGTTTGCTTCACACACCTTATCTCTCAGTTCTGCATTGGGAAACAGCCTGAGATATCCACACACTTCCAAAGTCACGATATATTTGGAATTAAATGGTGAAGGTTGCAAGACAATGACTCACCGGCGGATAAAAGTATTGCCACGAAGGTCCAAAGCGTCCACCTGTGAATACCCTCAATTTTGGCACTATTGTTGCAGGACAACACGACCGCTCATGTGACTAGATTAGCCGCACAGTGCGGCTAAGCCTTTTGAACATCGCACGGCTGACGCTGCCGTCGGTGGAGGCATTGGCTCCAGGTGCACAACAGCGCCTGCGCTCTTAGTAATTTCCAAATTATACTGGGAAACGATATTTTGAGATTAAATAAGATTTCTTAAAAGAAAACTGTTAGTGCACAAACATCACGGAAAAAGGCTAAACTGTTAACATTGATTCATACAGATTAACAAACTATTGGGCAACTTGTCCAGAGAATGGAGCAATGACCCAGAAGCGATTTCAAATCCCACCGTGGCATCTGAGTTAATCACATGAATTCGGTGTCCGCAGTGGTGACCAGGAGGTTTCCCGTTTATCGTAAAAAGAAATAATCGGTTAGGTAATGTCTTCGGGGACGATAATCGACCCTATTAACCAACACTGAAACATGACTGTGTTTGAAACTATTCACAAAGGGCACAGGTTAATGTGGGTTAAGTTAAAATTTTCAGAGAATCAACCTGATGTTCGTGGcctagcagttagtgctgctgtctcgcAGTTTCAGGACgagagttcgatcctgacctcgggtgctgtcaagTTCCACGTTCTTCCCGTGACCGAGTACGTTTATTCCGTGTGCTCCCGTTTCTTTCCACAATCCAAATAAGTGCTGGCAGGTGAATTAGCCAGGGCAAGTCAGTGAGAAAGGAACCAAAATGAGGGAATAGGTTGCAAATCTGCAGGGaaatagggagggggaggggtcggAGTAATAGTGCTGCTCTGTTGTGCGACAGCAAGGACCctttgggccgaatggtctccttctgcgtCGTTATGAGATTGTTGACAGAGTTAAAGTGGATTAAAAGTCTGACAAGACAATTTCTGTTTCTGGTAGAAGCAACGAAGAAAGATCTGGGGTCTTACTGGGGCGGTAGAGAATAGCAATTCGGCCGTACTAGTGTAGTGTGTTAAGATCTCTTCACCGGATTAACAGAAGGGAATGAGATCACCAGAGACGGTACAGAGGAGAATTACTAGGATGTTGTATGGGTTGGGTATATCCCAGTTACAAGGAATGGTTGTCATGGTTTggctagggagagattaagtCGAGGTGTATGAGGACTCGGATCTGATAGGTAGTGGTGGCCGATTCAGTTGTAATGTTCAAAGAGGAGTCGAGTGAATATCTGAACTAAAAGAAATTTCAGCCTTTATGGACcgaagtgggattagtttaattattcTTGCTCAGAACCAGTTCATGCGCAATAGGCTGAACGACCTTCTTACACATTTCTATTGGAGACCCAGACAAGGTGAAGAGGAAGGACCGTATTTCCTTAGAAATGAGTTCAGTAACCAAACGAAAGGAACGGCGCTGCATTTATTTAAGGCAACTGGGGAAAAGAACAGTGAATGCTTGAGGAAAAGCTGTCCCTCGCAGAAAACATTGGGGCCTGAAACTCGCTGCCTGAAAGAATAGTGAGGCAGATACCCTCAACACATTTCAAAAGTCATTGGGTAAACTTATCCCACAGATATAAACTAGAGTCTACATCGATAGGGTAAGTATtcatagtcttttccctagggtgcaaatgtcaaatgctagagggcatagatttatggtgagagacGGCAAGTTTAAAAGAAATTAGCGAGGAAAGTCTTTTCACAGTGACTGGTAGGTTCTCAGAACGTGCTCCCGGGGacgtgatggaagcagatatggtatcaatgtttaagaggcatttaaccAGGTGAGTGaacaggaaaggaagagagggATATACACCCTGTGCAGACAGatagggttagtttaatttggaatcatggtcggcacagacatggtgggccgaagggcctgttcctgtgctatactgttctatgttctatgatctatgttccatgttcaatgttcGATgctctatgttcgatgttcttcCATCTTCTATGTAGAGGGTTATTAACCAAGAGATGAGATGTGGATTAGTGTCTCGCAAGGAGAGGATGGGCCAAACGATCTCCATATGGCCTGTAGCTCCGTGATTCAATTGATCATCTCTGGTTTGGCCAAACTGATGGAACAGTCACACTTCCTGCTCTGCTGGTGTTCTGTTAGGTTCCTCTGCTGTGACAGAGGTTCAATAGAACACACACAATGCCATGCCTAAGACAACACAGTTCAGCCGGACGGAAAACTGAAATCATGTCATTTATCTGCATTAGTTGCCGAAACAAGGAAACAATCCACGTTGAATGGTACCGTGAACATTTTGGTTTGTTCCGTGGATGCGTTTACAAGCTGCAATCCTCCTTTGATCACGATATTACCTCCTACGACTGTCTTTGAATACAAAACTACCGAAATCTCGAAGGCAGATTCACCC is a window encoding:
- the LOC127586088 gene encoding natural cytotoxicity triggering receptor 3-like, with product MTEIKVAQTPSSVSATQGGSVLLNCTFEVISSSVGKFGWRRPSLNLEISDQIPFYRDSVVRSGQKLFAQKTAFIEIKDLAKFDSDLYVCEVEIRGVGKGKGNGTELIVIDNIIEMPGHTFLSKDRGDPTNLQQFPPS